The Solidesulfovibrio fructosivorans JJ] genome has a window encoding:
- a CDS encoding PTS sugar transporter subunit IIA: MNGETRSETPVGVVIVTHTDYGTWLLKAAECILGAQDHCRCVSVDMATEVDHILTSLKAAIKETDQGGGVLILTDMFGGTPTNLSLSLLGSGRLEVLTGVNLPMLIKILGARTKPLEALAAEAKQAGCQGIVVAGEVLRKRVAEG, translated from the coding sequence ATGAATGGGGAAACCCGCTCGGAAACGCCGGTCGGCGTGGTGATCGTCACCCACACCGATTACGGCACATGGCTTTTGAAGGCGGCGGAATGCATCCTGGGCGCCCAGGATCACTGCCGTTGCGTGAGCGTGGACATGGCCACCGAAGTGGACCATATCCTGACGTCGCTCAAGGCCGCCATCAAGGAAACCGATCAGGGCGGCGGCGTGCTTATCCTGACGGACATGTTCGGCGGCACGCCGACCAACCTCAGCCTGTCGCTTTTGGGGTCGGGCCGGCTGGAGGTGCTTACGGGCGTCAATTTGCCCATGCTGATAAAAATTCTCGGCGCGCGGACCAAGCCCCTCGAGGCGCTTGCCGCCGAAGCCAAGCAGGCCGGCTGCCAGGGCATCGTCGTGGCGGGCGAGGTCTTGCGCAAGCGGGTGGCCGAGGGTTAG
- a CDS encoding PTS sugar transporter subunit IIB — protein MSFVRVDNRLVHGQIIETWLPFTHARTILVVNDDLSTDFLRQEIMSLAIPAGVRIEFLPVGDLLGFLSRNPLDAEDALILFASCRDARTAYECGFGFGNLNLGNLHYAPGKKQVCPHVALSKDDESCLDFFRDKGVRLDYRCVPSDPQQLRSV, from the coding sequence ATGTCGTTCGTACGGGTTGACAACAGGCTCGTGCACGGCCAGATCATCGAAACCTGGCTGCCTTTCACGCATGCCCGCACGATCCTGGTGGTCAACGACGACCTCTCCACGGATTTTTTGCGCCAGGAGATCATGTCCCTGGCCATACCGGCGGGTGTGCGCATTGAATTTCTGCCGGTCGGCGACTTGTTGGGTTTTTTGTCCAGAAACCCCCTCGACGCCGAGGACGCCTTGATCTTGTTCGCCAGTTGCCGCGACGCCAGAACCGCCTATGAGTGCGGCTTCGGCTTCGGCAATCTCAATCTCGGCAATCTGCATTACGCGCCGGGGAAAAAGCAGGTCTGCCCCCATGTGGCCCTGTCCAAGGATGACGAGTCCTGCCTGGATTTCTTCCGGGACAAGGGGGTGCGGCTCGACTACCGTTGCGTGCCGAGCGATCCGCAGCAGTTGCGTTCCGTGTAG
- a CDS encoding manganese-dependent inorganic pyrophosphatase has translation MALYVVGHKNPDTDSIAAAISVADLMNKAKGLDAKPAAQGPLNPESAFVLEKFGVAAPEIVTDAADKQIILVDHSDLAQSLDNLDKGEIIGIYDHHKLGDVTTPNPLEILVKPVGCSCTVVKMMYDCAKVEITKPMAGIMMCAILSDTVMFKSPTCTPEDKAAVEALAKIAGVSDYMSLGVEMFKVKSAVGGTPARDLVFRDYKDFDMGGKKIGIGQLEVVDLSILEPVKADLLAECKKVKAEGRHSVFLLLTDIMKEGSEMLIVSDDPSYVNKAFGVDVKGDSVWLDGVLSRKKQVVPPLQKAFA, from the coding sequence ATGGCTTTGTATGTCGTTGGTCACAAAAACCCGGACACCGATTCCATCGCCGCCGCCATTTCCGTGGCGGACCTGATGAACAAGGCCAAGGGCCTGGACGCCAAGCCGGCCGCGCAGGGGCCGCTTAACCCCGAAAGCGCTTTCGTGCTCGAAAAGTTCGGTGTGGCCGCTCCGGAGATCGTCACCGACGCCGCCGACAAGCAGATCATCCTGGTCGACCACTCCGATCTGGCCCAGAGCCTGGACAACCTGGACAAGGGCGAGATCATCGGCATCTACGACCACCACAAGCTCGGCGACGTGACCACCCCCAATCCCCTGGAGATCCTGGTCAAGCCCGTGGGCTGCTCTTGCACCGTCGTCAAGATGATGTACGACTGCGCCAAGGTCGAGATCACCAAGCCGATGGCCGGCATCATGATGTGCGCCATCCTGTCCGACACCGTCATGTTCAAGTCCCCGACCTGCACCCCCGAGGACAAGGCCGCCGTCGAGGCCCTGGCCAAGATCGCCGGCGTGTCCGACTACATGTCGCTCGGCGTCGAGATGTTCAAGGTCAAGTCGGCCGTTGGCGGCACCCCGGCCCGCGATCTGGTCTTCCGCGACTACAAGGACTTCGACATGGGCGGTAAGAAGATCGGCATCGGCCAGCTGGAAGTGGTCGACCTGTCCATCCTCGAGCCGGTCAAGGCCGACCTGTTGGCCGAGTGCAAGAAGGTCAAGGCCGAAGGCCGTCACAGCGTGTTCCTGCTCCTGACCGACATCATGAAGGAAGGTTCCGAGATGCTGATCGTCTCCGACGATCCCAGCTACGTGAACAAGGCCTTCGGCGTCGACGTCAAGGGCGATTCCGTGTGGCTCGACGGCGTGCTGTCCCGCAAAAAGCAGGTCGTGCCGCCGCTGCAGAAGGCTTTCGCCTAG
- a CDS encoding tyrosine-type recombinase/integrase, with translation MTVGNMVARYLSWAEGEGKRVDPERARYGLHLASKFEAVPIDAVTLQMLWDVKAALRRKMAAQTVRHCFGLLRRAVNHAIELELWKGENPFAVKRHGPFKLPRADNQATRYLTRREARDLLVALARRSQQVHDMALLSLKTGLRATEIFGITGQDLDCAGRIIHIRAKGGEPQSVPAPADIMRILAGYRRQPHEYLFQDENGGQIMWGISSTFDRVVRELGLNDGVTDKRRRVRFHTLRHTFASWLAQSGQVTLHELMEMMRHKRIEMTLRYAHLIPGGGRSKLQIIDDALLDPDHGD, from the coding sequence ATGACCGTCGGTAACATGGTCGCGCGCTATCTCAGCTGGGCCGAAGGGGAAGGCAAGCGCGTGGACCCGGAACGCGCCCGCTATGGCCTGCATCTCGCCTCGAAGTTCGAGGCTGTCCCAATTGATGCCGTCACACTGCAAATGCTCTGGGACGTCAAGGCGGCCCTGCGACGCAAGATGGCGGCGCAAACTGTGCGCCATTGTTTCGGGCTGCTGCGTCGAGCCGTCAACCATGCCATCGAGCTGGAGCTGTGGAAGGGGGAGAATCCTTTCGCCGTGAAACGGCATGGTCCGTTCAAGCTCCCGCGAGCGGACAACCAGGCTACGCGTTACCTGACCAGGCGTGAGGCACGCGACCTGCTCGTCGCGCTTGCCCGGCGATCTCAGCAAGTGCACGACATGGCCTTGCTTTCGCTCAAGACGGGGCTGCGAGCCACGGAAATCTTCGGCATAACCGGCCAGGACCTGGACTGCGCCGGTCGCATCATCCATATCCGGGCCAAGGGCGGCGAACCCCAGTCCGTGCCGGCGCCGGCGGACATCATGCGGATCCTGGCTGGTTATCGGCGGCAACCCCATGAGTACCTGTTCCAGGACGAAAACGGCGGGCAGATCATGTGGGGCATCAGCAGCACATTTGACCGCGTAGTCCGAGAGCTGGGCCTTAACGACGGGGTCACGGACAAACGCCGGCGCGTCCGGTTCCACACCCTGCGTCACACCTTCGCCAGCTGGCTGGCCCAGTCCGGGCAGGTCACGCTGCATGAACTCATGGAGATGATGCGGCACAAACGCATCGAAATGACGTTGCGCTATGCCCACCTCATCCCGGGCGGCGGCCGGTCGAAACTGCAGATCATCGATGACGCGCTGCTCGATCCAGACCATGGCGACTAG
- a CDS encoding helix-turn-helix domain-containing protein, producing the protein MITIESVQNGVLLDAGGRRMVYELRPGRRTQAVHDLLAAVATELASGIEVRIEVLDPRGQDEPITIRPQKRSLNADDIEAEYGIPARTLEDWRASGKGPPYLKPGKRVIYLREDFEDFLRAHIVATTGRG; encoded by the coding sequence ATGATCACCATCGAATCCGTGCAAAATGGCGTGTTGCTCGACGCCGGCGGCCGCCGCATGGTGTACGAGCTGCGTCCCGGGCGGCGTACGCAGGCCGTACATGACCTGCTGGCCGCAGTGGCCACCGAATTGGCCTCCGGAATCGAGGTCCGTATTGAGGTCCTGGACCCGCGTGGCCAGGATGAGCCTATCACCATCCGCCCGCAGAAACGGTCCCTCAACGCTGACGATATCGAGGCCGAGTACGGCATCCCGGCCCGGACTCTGGAGGATTGGCGAGCGTCGGGCAAGGGCCCACCCTACCTCAAGCCGGGCAAGCGCGTGATCTACCTGCGCGAGGATTTCGAGGATTTCTTGCGCGCGCACATCGTCGCGACAACGGGCAGGGGCTAG
- a CDS encoding phage regulatory CII family protein, with the protein MPRHEYPSLTPILHALVKRAPSGIGAQTIANMLGWHYPTMMSELSGQPGHKCGVDRLLPVMDITDSDEPLHFLAREMGGVFVRLPSIEDGDDPVQQQCLVAVKEFGELIAACADALADNTIKPDERIRIRREGYEAVAAIMALLKLVEAD; encoded by the coding sequence ATGCCACGCCACGAGTACCCGTCCCTCACCCCGATCCTGCACGCGCTCGTCAAACGCGCGCCGTCAGGCATCGGCGCGCAAACCATCGCCAACATGCTGGGCTGGCATTACCCGACCATGATGTCCGAGCTGTCCGGCCAGCCCGGGCACAAGTGCGGCGTGGACCGGCTGTTGCCGGTGATGGACATCACGGACTCGGACGAGCCCCTGCACTTCCTGGCCAGGGAGATGGGCGGCGTGTTCGTGCGCCTGCCCAGCATCGAGGACGGCGACGACCCGGTGCAGCAGCAGTGCCTTGTGGCGGTCAAGGAGTTCGGGGAGCTGATCGCGGCCTGCGCCGATGCCCTGGCCGATAACACCATCAAGCCGGACGAGCGCATCCGTATCCGACGCGAAGGCTACGAAGCCGTGGCCGCCATCATGGCCCTGCTCAAGCTGGTGGAGGCGGACTGA